A stretch of DNA from Natrinema halophilum:
CCCGCGTATTCGACGAGGTCGGTCCCGAGCGTCTCGAGGCGCTCGACTAGACCCTCGTCGGTTATCCGACCGTCTTCGAAGGCGCTGTGCGCATTTGGGATGGCGACCTGGTGGGGGAGTACCCAGGCGTCGAGTGCCCGAGCGACCGAACGGAGGTGCTCCAGCGCAGGAGTTGGGAACCCGCCGCCAGAGACCACCAGGAGGCCGACGGTCGTTCCCTCGAATTCGTCGAACCCGCAGTAGTCGAGCGCGGTCTTCAACGGCGATGCGTACGATCCGTGGTACATCGGCGTTCCCAGCAAAACTCCGTCTGCGTCCCGGACGCGCCGGCGGAGTTCCGCCGCATCGCCGGCGTCGTTAGTATCGGGGTTGAATACCGGGAGATCCAGCGCCGCGAGATCTACGAGATCGGTTGTGGCCCCGCTAGTTTCGGCCGCTGCCAACGTCTGCTCGAGCGCGCGACGCGTGTGACTTCCACCGCGTTGGCTTCCGCTTAGTGCGATGATATGTTCTCTATCGAGTACGTTCATACTCTATCGAATTACACGCACTGTACCCAATTAAGCACTCGGTGAAATCGGTTCCAGTAAACAATCAGATATATCAGCGGTCGCGTTCGTCGATGACGTCGAGCGATCCGTCAACGAGGTAGCCAAGCGACTCGTTTGCGTCCGGAATCATCACTTCGGCGCGTATCGGATCGGTCTGCCGTACTGTGACGGCATCTGGATCAACGACGAAACCGAGATCCCACAGCGGCGTCTCTCGAAGGTCGATATCGGCCTCGTGGAGTCGACCCACAACTGCTGGACGCGTCAAGAGGACGACGCCGACGGGAACGAAACTGTAGAAACTGCACCGTTCGCAGTCTACCGAAATAACCGCAGGATGGTCCCGGGCAAAGTATTCGTCGTACCGGTCTAGTTGCTCGATTACGCCGACACAGGCCCCCTCCTCGTGGACATGGCCCGTCAATTCGGGATCGATCCGTCCGGCACAGAACGGACAGACGCTGTCGAGTGCACACGACCAGATCAGTCTCGTCCGCCGGTCGAAAGCCCTGATCATCGCGTCGCTGTCGCGGCCGGCGATCCCTCCGGGGTCGAAGGGCCACTCCAGCGCACGGTTCCCGCAGTCCTGACATCGAATCCGAGCGATGTAGTCAGTATCGTATTCGAAAGTCAGCCGTTCCCCGCACTCCCGGCAGTCGCTTTCGAGGTCGACCGGTCCGAC
This window harbors:
- a CDS encoding NADPH-dependent FMN reductase, whose product is MNVLDREHIIALSGSQRGGSHTRRALEQTLAAAETSGATTDLVDLAALDLPVFNPDTNDAGDAAELRRRVRDADGVLLGTPMYHGSYASPLKTALDYCGFDEFEGTTVGLLVVSGGGFPTPALEHLRSVARALDAWVLPHQVAIPNAHSAFEDGRITDEGLVERLETLGTDLVEYAGVESYPESTAACAVPTAD
- a CDS encoding winged helix-turn-helix domain-containing protein → MVDPSSDRAQAATDAESAFMTLSHDRRLEILLALWDASGFSLSFSELRKAVGVRDSGSFTYHLSELQGHFVAKTDAGYELQYPGHRVLDAIQSGVFHEQVAVGPVDLESDCRECGERLTFEYDTDYIARIRCQDCGNRALEWPFDPGGIAGRDSDAMIRAFDRRTRLIWSCALDSVCPFCAGRIDPELTGHVHEEGACVGVIEQLDRYDEYFARDHPAVISVDCERCSFYSFVPVGVVLLTRPAVVGRLHEADIDLRETPLWDLGFVVDPDAVTVRQTDPIRAEVMIPDANESLGYLVDGSLDVIDERDR